The Drosophila sechellia strain sech25 chromosome 2R, ASM438219v1, whole genome shotgun sequence nucleotide sequence GTATAGAATGTGATTcaaacattaaaaaataatttcgttctatttacaaataaattgatttaacAAAAACTAATTACTTTGCTGGCATTATTCCATAACGAAATTCCACAGAATTTAAGTTGCGCTGGAATTCAAATTGCacatgtttaatttaaatccCGACCCCATTAAAGCCTTTTAATTTAGCATTAATGAAAAGTGCAACACTCTGGTTGATTCCCCCCAAAACCCCAGACAAATATGGCCCCTTTTCCTGTCAGTTCAAACCCTGATTGTTAGTTAACCTGCGAGGCATTTACACTTTGCTGGCAAACATTTCATGAATTCATTTGTGCGACAGCCCGGAAAATCTGTTGCCAAAATGAAAAGTTACCCAGCCACATGATGCCAGCTGGCGGAGAGAATGAAACGTGATTAGCAGCCAGATTTTCTGCTTTAAATAAATGATCCGCCACACTATCCAGTTTAGTAGTGAAAAGTCCAAGGAAGATGAAGCTTCCGTGGATTCTGATCGCTTTATTTTGCGGCTTGTGCAGTGGTTCAATCGAACGTAGAATTCGGCCAAATGAAGGAACGATTTTCGGGTGGCTAGGTTCAATATTGCTACCTTCAACTACGACAACAACTTCAACTCCGGTAGTGGCAACAACTTCCACAACAACCACAAGAACCACAACAACCAGCAGTACAACGAGCAGTACGAGTACTACGACAACCAGAACCACAGTGGCACACTTTCCCATTGAAAGGGATTGTGTTACTTGTCGCTGTGGCTTGATTAATACCCTGTACAAAATCGTCGGAGGTCAGGAGACCCGAGTCCATCAATATCCCTGGATGGCTGTGATTCTTATCTACGATCGCTTCTATTGCTCAGGATCTCTGATCAATGATCTGTATGTTCTAACAGCAGCACATTGTGTGGAAGGTGTACCACCAGAACTAATCACCCTTCGATTTCTCGAGCACAATCGTAGTCATTCCAATGATGATATAGTGATCCAGAGATACGTATCCAGGGTGAAGGTGCACGAACTGTATAATCCGCGAAGCTTTGATAACGATATAGCAATTCTACGGCTTAATCAACCGGTTGATATGAGGCATCATCGTTTGAGACCCATTTGTCTGCCCGTACAATCGTACAATTTCGATCACGAACTGGGTATAGTTGCTGGTTGGGGAGCTCAGAGGGAAGGAGGATTCGGCACCGATACCTTAAGGGTAAGAATACAGACTTGAGCTTGAATGGGTAACTAAAACATTATGAACTTCAGGAAGTGGAAGTTGTGGTCCTGCCCCAATCGGAGTGTCGGAATGGCACAACCTATAGGCCTGGACAAATTACCGATAACATGGTGTGTGCTGGATATGTCTCGGAGGGTGGCAAGGATGCCTGCAGCGGCGACAGTGGAGGACCTCTGCAGACCACCTTCGATGAGCAGCCGGGTCAATATCAGCTGGCGGGAATCGTTTCCTGGGGTGTCGGATGTGCCAGACCCCAATCGCCTGGAGTTTACACCAGGGTCAATCAGTATCTTCGCTGGTTGGGCTCCAATACTCCAGGAGGCTGTCATTGCATGCCATATCCTGAGGAAGATTACTGAACTCAATCAGCAGATGAATAGAATTTATTgtatattataaaatttaagATAGCTGTGCTGCATAAATGATCCAAGCTGCTTCTTCAATAACAATTTATGCACTCACTTTTAACTAATTTATGCAAAGTGCACACAAATTTGCAACCAAGCAGCACATCGATCAAAAGTTGCTCACCAACTTTTTGGCTAGATTTTAGCAAATGTTGCATAAACTACTTGGAAAACGCTCAGCTTATCCCCCGGGGAGCACATCCATATCCATAACCACATCCTTAACTGCAgccattaaatataaaaaagcaaataaaaaagcaaTTCGAAACTGGGTTACAACACTTGAAGGCAAGCTATTTGGATCCTTTTACCTTTTTGGTGAAAAGTTTGCCAAGCAGATGGAACGAGGGCATATCTCATACATATAAATCCCGATTTGCTGGCGAATATTTTGTGCAATTTTGATTGttatgcattttgcatttgtgcAATCATAAAATAACTCCCTACCTGCTCGCAAAAATGGGAAGAAAGCCCAAGGACACGCCAAACTCACAGGAGCAAGTTTCACTGCATTTGGTGGCTAGTTCTACAGTGTATAGCTTATTTACAAAGTTTGATTTGAAAAAGGCATACAGATAAGCGCAAAGTTTTTAACAAATGTACAACAAATTATTTACTCAGGGGAACTGGTAAATTGAGTTTCGATTTGTTGGTAATTGAGAGTTAAGGTTAGTAAGTTTGCTggcgaaaaaagaaaagttatGAATTTGAATTCCAATTGAAGAAACTTTTAAAATTAGTAAATCCTAAAACGCTTTTGATTAAGAGTAATGGCCAATAAGTGATGATATTATTGGAAAGTTTTAGGATATAATAGCTCTTAAAtgcctttgtttttatgactCCACTttattagatccgtaactatATTGCCCACAGTCAACACCTCGTTTCCGTTGGCATTTTCCCACCACAAGACAAATTGCCAAACCTTATAGAGGGAATGCATTCGTGTTGGCCCCCATAAAGCATgcagatacatatgtaaatagtTTTACCACCGCTTTGAATCATTAAAAAACTTTACGACTCCGTATTAAAGTCAGACAAAAAACGGGAAAAATACGAGAGGGAAGAGAGAAATACGAACAGTAAAGAAAACATTAATGCCTTGCCAATAAATTTGTCTCCCCGGCAGAAACTCGTAAAGATTTCCTACTCAAACCCATAAAGCAGTCTCAAAAAAAGTTTGTGAGCCTCAGAAGTTAAAGTACTGCCGACCTGCATGGATTTCCAGCTAAACGACAAATAACTTGGCATTTAATAACTCTGCATTCGGAGGGCATTTCGACTTCCCCCCCCAAACTTCTTTGCCCCACCCCCACATTTCTGACTTCATTATAATGCAGCAAAAGTCCCGACTTTATTCCTGTTTCCATAATTTAATACTGGAGCGAATTTATGTGTTGAAACTAAAGCTGAGATTGTGGCCTTTGACCGAATAGGTGTGTGTGGATTGCATTCAATTGGTGCGTGAAAGTTAAAAACGATTCCAAAGCATCTATATATATCCAAATTCCTATCCTGTATCCGAAAATACAATACTTTCAATGTTAAGTTTACAAGTTCAAGCTACATGTATAGTTCAGTGATTTATTCTCCTAGGCACACGCTACACACACCCCCACTATCGAATATCCCTGCTGTTTAGATCATCATTTAAACATCAAATTTAATAATCGGCCTGTCATGTTTATAATTGTGACTCTTGGGGGGAAAGCAGTATGGGAGGAGGATGGCAGCCTGGTCAACTCGGCTCCTCGATGGGCAATCATGGCAAAAGCCACCGAAATGGAGATGCAGAAACATTTCTCAGAAGGCAAAACATGACACATCTCATTATGAGGACTCCCAAAAGAACTCAACCGCAGAATCCCTCGCCTTCTCGCAGTTCGTGTGCTGCTGTCATAGCATTTTGTTTATGATTTTGTAGCTGTCATAAAGTTATTAAAAGTATGTGACATTTTTATGACATTATGACGTCTTGACTCAAGGTTTCTCCTCTTTTGCCAACCGAAAAATCTGTTTTGGGATTTTTCGAAGGAGCGGAGCCGGCAACTAAGAGGATACCCGGCTTTTGTTTTCAACGCTCCAGACTTCTGCGAGTGGGACCAAACCGATTTGGTCCGTCCGGCTGTCTTGAAATATGATatcaaataaaaagcaaattaAAGACGATAAAAATCGTGTCTCGCCTCACGCTGAGTTATATAAAAAAGCGCTTATTTTTTGCGCCTCTTGCAAATGCGGTGCGAGGTACACCGCAAATCCGAAATCCCTTCGAAATCAAGTATCGTTTAGGTTTCGCTTTGGttctggttttggttttggtttcgttttcgGTTGCCTGTTGTTCATCTTGTTATTTGGTGGCTCATAAAACTTGTAAACATCCGACTGATTGTGCCCCTGTCtggttttttctttattttctggttacgttttcggtttttgtgaGTTCGTGTGGGTGCTGGTCCTCAGTTCGAATTGGTAAGATATTTCCAGATGATATTACACTTTTGATTGGCCTCGGTAATGGGGCACTGAGGGCGTGAGAGATCAAAGAGCGATAAGCGATTTAATTGCCCATATGTCCAAACTTATTGCCTTCGAAGAAGATCAACAAAAGCTATAATGGAAGGTTTAGATATGCCCAATGGAAGATGGTTAAAGGAATGGGCCTAAAGTTGAATAAACAAAAGATATGGCTGAGGTGAACGGTCCGGAGATGACTTTGGAAATGTGTTAAATGAAGCCTCTACAAATAAAATCCTCTTTTAAGTTACTAAACAACGTTTATTTGCGTGGCGCACAAATATGCTTTTGAACTATCCACTCAGTCAAGAATTGGATTTAACAAATTATAATTCCTAGTTAGTTGCCTTAGATATACTATACAAATATTATGACTGTCAGACTCAACGAGGATTTCGCTTGGAGTTGCGAAGATCATAGCGTCGGCTTTTTGGCGGTTCAGGAGCGTTCCTGTACTGcaaatttttgtaaacataatCCTCGTCATCCTCGTCGAAGTAATCCTcttcctcgtcgtcgtcgtccagGTCATCGTATGGCGAACCCTGCGCCTTGGTTTCGGTCCTTTCTTCGATGACTTGCTCCTCGGAATCAGTTTCTTCTTCAGCAGTATAGGAGACATTTTCGTCACTAGGCTTTAACTTAATGTTTTTTGCGTTTCTAGAATTAAATCCTTCATACACTTCGTCTTCCTTGAAATCTTCACTTTCGCTGGAACTGTAATGGACAGCTTTAGCTTGGCGTTTCGTGGGTTTGGCTTTGGGTTTGGCTCTCGGTTTGGGCTTTGCTTTAAACCTAGTGGTGGTACTAGCCTGTGGAAGTTCCTCCTCCTCGTTAAGATTAGAACCGCCGCACAATTCCTGCATAGCCTGCTCCAAGTCCGAGTCCTCCACTACCTTGCGACCTGAAGATTTCAGCATAGCCGCCGCTGAGGTGGATGGCATGCAGTCCAAGTCGAAGTCCGATGAAATCGGTGGCAGGGCATCGTCTTCATCATCCGAGTAGTTTATACCAATGGGCAGATTCTGCTGGAAACCAATGGACTTATTGGTGGCATCCATAACTATGTCCTTGTAGCCGGTGATTTTGCTACCATAGCGCGGCAGATATTCGGAGAAGAACTCGGTGACTTTGCATAGCTCGACCTGGCCATAATAACCGGCATAATCTGGAGCTTGACCAATTCCGATATTAATCACCGATTCGTGCGGCTTAACGAATTTCGCAAGGGACATTTTACTGGGCGCTAAGTCTACTGGGGCGTAATTGAAAGATGAACGCCCCCTCTTCACATTCAGTTGCGTCATAATGCTTTTGTTGAACACATCGTGACTGTTGCGATTCTTAAGGACACCCAGATCGGCTTGATATCCTAGCAGAGTTTGGAAATGACATCGAGCCACTTGCAGAGCAGAACGGGTTGTGTAGGAAGTGGAGCAGAGATCTCCTCGCTGGACCATCCTGGCAATATGGGCATAGTTCGGGAGATGCAAAGGTGGACGTCGCAGCTCCGCCGTTCCCGGGCTTGAAATTTCAGGTATTTTCTCACATTCCTGGGCCAGTTTATGCAACTTCAGTAACTGACCCTTAACAAAATTTGGATGCCGATAGACCAGAGTGATGTTGGAGAGACGGACTGCGGATTTATGCACATCCTTCAAAGGAACGCGTTCGAATCCGTGGGCCAATAGAGTGCTCgtaaattgcaaaatatttcgACTATGAAATATGGAACACCCGCTGGACAAATGCTCCTGCATGGCCTGGTAATCGACCTCCAGTTCGCGGCCATTTGCCGACCACTTGAGGAAGTTAATGGAGTTATTATCGGTGGCCAGGAACAGTTTCACGGCGAATGCATAATGGAGTAGAGGATGGTTTTTTGGGGTTTCCGGGATATGGATGCCCAACTGTCGGTAAATCCGCCTGTGATTCTCCACTGCCTTCTTATTGATGATGAAATCAGGTTTAACTGCCAGATCGAGAGGCTCCTGCTGCAAAGGATTTCTTTCGAATTCTTCTAGCGGATCCTCGGAGTCCTCAAAGTCCTGAAACTCTGGGCTATCCGCGGGCGACCTTGACTCCCCCTGTTCCCACTCATTTTTCCAACTTGTTGCTGCTACTTCTTCATATTCATCACCACTCTCATTGACTTGCTGTGACTGGCGCAAATTGGCTCGGTTCCTCGACATTATCCCTTTCTATATACAAACTTCGATAACTTTTTAGTTctcgaaaaaatatttgggGAAACGAGCAAGCCGGAAAAATATGTGGACTGACAAACGACTTTTGACAACATTTAGAGTTACCTTGCTGTTGTTTTCCATTTGGAGAAAGTGTTGCTAAGTTTTTGTGTTATTCCTCACATTTTTTATCGATGATTTTTAAGAAAACACACTTTTATCAGTGTACTTTAAGCAGTCAcacttaatatttatagctTAATTTTTACATGCTAAATAAGCCTTGCATTCCATTATAATTATCCTGTTGCCAAAATTATTATTGATAAATTAAAGTTACACAATTTAGCTTTAGTGAAAGAGTAGATAGGCGAAAACCAAACAAAGCTCCTTTCATTCTATTTGAATGCACTTCATGTGTTGTTTGCCATAAATCTATTGTTATTTATACCCCCAAAACCCCCAGTTTTAACCCTCCCATTTGTTTCCAAGGGCGGCAAAGTTCAAAAAGGAAAGTAAGGGAAGCCTTTCAATTGGGGATTCATGGGCTATATCAACAATAATGCAGACCAAAGCCGAGACAACAAAAAGCCGCCAACACTGGCACTCAACTGGTCTATAACCAGTCAATGAGAAAGAGAGGGTGACACTGTGCCGAAAGAGATAGCTTTAAATTGACATTcatatgaatatttaataCACATCCTTTAATCATGAATCATCCATGGCGAACACCCCCAATTATTCTGACTGATGCACGATTTTTTTGGCACAGGCGCAAAAAATCTGACTGACAAGAATTTTATGCAATAATTTCACGTGTCACCaggagtaaattaaaaaaaatgtggtCAGTTGCTTTAAGctattgaatattattataccCTACTCTTTATAGCTCCTTTAGTTATTGTTGAATTACTGATGTAAATAGTTCGTCTACTGAATATAATTATGCATTTCATTACTCAATTACTTTGGCGAATATATCCGACAATTTTATTGTTCTTTTATTACGCTAGTTGTAATGTTTGTTTACAGTCCGAATTTGATGACAAAGTTGTAATTTCCCTGGGAAAATCATAGGGCAGCCCATGAAAAGCTGCATAACAAGAACGGCTGTATATGACGAATAAATTTACAAGTCCAGTTGGAAAAAATAGTATTCCAGCACGCACGTGATTTTGACAATGAAACCCCTTTCAATTTTTTCATTGCTTCCtattttttgttgctcttTCTTTTGGCGGAACGAAAAAGTTTCTTTTGTTGTACATTTTTTACGATCTGAGTTAGTCGTGTGACGGAAGCCCTATATGAATTCATAAAAAGCACTACATaagtttcggtttcagtttaaTTTTACGGGTAGAGAGCCAGCGGGCTTTATTTACTCATTATCTGGACAACATTTGATCAACTATATATGGAGATCTCCCTTCTCTTTcgtcaaaaaatattttataaaatgtcGAAAAGTTCATAAAACATAAAAGTAGGAATGCCGCCGCCACagtgttgttttgtttttgtttaatgcGTGTCAAGTGGTTGTAGATTATGCATTTTTATGGTTTATGGGGCGCTACTCCATCGGTTTTCCTTTTAGACTATTGTTTTCCAAGCAATTAAAGATGAAGACGACTGAGCACGACCTTCTAGCCCCGAATTTCCCAGCTGTTTTCCGCCCTTCCGCTATCTGAATTGCATTTTTACGATTCCGATTCCAGTTTCGATTATATTTCCTTATTCTAGAGTGAGTCACTGCAGCAAGTGATACACTCTATAAGATTCTCGTGGTTTAGTGACTCATGTGAAGACAATGGAGCCCCAATCCATCAATCATTTCACTTGCCTGAAGGCAAACCTTGGGGTCTCATTGAACTTATTTCTCTGCTCTTCGCTTTCTTCGCCTTGAGGTTAagctaattaaaataaatgaatatattcCATAATTTTAGGAACTGCATAGTTTGGTGGACTTTGACAATTAGCGGCTAAAATATCACTTTGCAAGTAgaaaaatcatttttcaaaACACAATGCATATTAATGATCTTATCGTTTTCTTGAGAAATGCCACAATTAAACATATTGAAAGAGTTCACAATTTAGTTCATTAAGCAACGGATTTCTGGGAATATCAAAGGGATAAATGGCATTTTGAAATGTGCATTGCTTGCTCATCAAATCTTATAGTCTTAAAAgttgtatatatttgtaaattaaaattaattaaatttgtatataatttCCTAGAACACAATCAGTTAAATGCAAATGTACCTTCACAATGTATCTGCCGACTGTATCTACAATCTCGCACCCATGTAAACTGTGACTAATTGAATGCCTATTTCTcccgcttttgcttttgctctaAAAAATCCATTCCCGTTAAGACGAGAAGGCAACTCCCGGTTTTGgtaatttgatattttcgATGTCCACGAATTTTTCACTAAATATGTTTAAACTCATTTCCCCTTTTGGTATCGCTTTCACCCCTCGTATCTGTAGATACTTATTCCATTCCCTTTCTGTTCTTTGTCTTCTGGTTGCACTGTTTTGTCTAATGAAGCGTTTAAACTCCTGTTCGTTGATGATAATTAACACAACTCCATTTCTGAAGAGTACTGTAAAAAAGGGGATCTCATTAACCCTTGACATTTGTCACACGAACGCGGGGGAATTTCGTTTTGCTTTTTTGAAGATGAAGGAGTTTTCGAGTGGGTTCCAAGTTTGAATTGAAGTTTCGGGCTCCTTTT carries:
- the LOC6615453 gene encoding uncharacterized protein LOC6615453 encodes the protein MSRNRANLRQSQQVNESGDEYEEVAATSWKNEWEQGESRSPADSPEFQDFEDSEDPLEEFERNPLQQEPLDLAVKPDFIINKKAVENHRRIYRQLGIHIPETPKNHPLLHYAFAVKLFLATDNNSINFLKWSANGRELEVDYQAMQEHLSSGCSIFHSRNILQFTSTLLAHGFERVPLKDVHKSAVRLSNITLVYRHPNFVKGQLLKLHKLAQECEKIPEISSPGTAELRRPPLHLPNYAHIARMVQRGDLCSTSYTTRSALQVARCHFQTLLGYQADLGVLKNRNSHDVFNKSIMTQLNVKRGRSSFNYAPVDLAPSKMSLAKFVKPHESVINIGIGQAPDYAGYYGQVELCKVTEFFSEYLPRYGSKITGYKDIVMDATNKSIGFQQNLPIGINYSDDEDDALPPISSDFDLDCMPSTSAAAMLKSSGRKVVEDSDLEQAMQELCGGSNLNEEEELPQASTTTRFKAKPKPRAKPKAKPTKRQAKAVHYSSSESEDFKEDEVYEGFNSRNAKNIKLKPSDENVSYTAEEETDSEEQVIEERTETKAQGSPYDDLDDDDEEEDYFDEDDEDYVYKNLQYRNAPEPPKSRRYDLRNSKRNPR
- the LOC6615452 gene encoding transmembrane protease serine 6, which gives rise to MKLPWILIALFCGLCSGSIERRIRPNEGTIFGWLGSILLPSTTTTTSTPVVATTSTTTTRTTTTSSTTSSTSTTTTRTTVAHFPIERDCVTCRCGLINTLYKIVGGQETRVHQYPWMAVILIYDRFYCSGSLINDLYVLTAAHCVEGVPPELITLRFLEHNRSHSNDDIVIQRYVSRVKVHELYNPRSFDNDIAILRLNQPVDMRHHRLRPICLPVQSYNFDHELGIVAGWGAQREGGFGTDTLREVEVVVLPQSECRNGTTYRPGQITDNMVCAGYVSEGGKDACSGDSGGPLQTTFDEQPGQYQLAGIVSWGVGCARPQSPGVYTRVNQYLRWLGSNTPGGCHCMPYPEEDY